In the Triticum aestivum cultivar Chinese Spring chromosome 2B, IWGSC CS RefSeq v2.1, whole genome shotgun sequence genome, GGGCGTAGCCAGTCGTGGCAGTCCGGATCCCATGACGGCTTCCACTCTCGCACGTCGACAACCATCCTCGGCGTGATCACCTGCTCGATTATGTAGCGCGCGGCAGAAGAAGGCAGCCTGGCTTTCAACGTCCCTAGCGTGCGCTTCCCCTGGAGCCCCTTCTTGGACTCGGCCATGGCCTTCAGCGCATCCGTCGTCTCCACGCTGTCATCCCCTTGAAGCCTCATGTCATGCAGGAGGGCGAGGATCGTCTCGCAGCACTCCGTTTCAAGCCGCATAGCCCGTGCAATATTCTCCCACTCACGGCACTCCTCCTccacgggcggctccggcggcacgTGGAGACCATTGTCGTATGGTTTCTCACGGTAGCCGAGGCCGGCCTTTGGACGCCGCCGCACCCGCACGACGGCTTGTATAGGCGCGACGATCCCTTGCCCCTGAGTGCCGAGACCTGAGCCCTCCTGGTAGTTCCATCGCCGCAGCATGTTCGCCACAGCCCGGCTGGGGAGGAACACGAATCTGCCGGACATATCTGATGGATTGAGCAGCTTGTCTTCGCCGGAGTCGCTCGTGTCGAGCAGCGTAGAGACGGCGATGTTGGACTCTAGTATCGCCATGCAGACTACGCAGCAAAAGCGGAAAGAAACGCCTGGTGCAGCCGCCGGAAAACCTGGCGCGAGATTATGTGATGTTTGGTCATGCACCGATGCTCGTCAATATATAGTAGCCCTGTTGGACTCCAGGTCTGAGCcgatttcctttttttcttttctgtttcttgaaAGCGGTCCGAGCCGAACTCTGACTAGTGAAACCGATTCTCTATGGCCTCCTGTCGTGGGGAAAGTAGTTCTTTCTTGTAAAGGATTTTTTTTAATAACTTCTTGTAAATGAATTAGAATCACGTAGCACCATGTACGTAACGATTATTTCCAAAGGAACCCTCGTATGTGTTGGACTCTTTTTTTTACAGCAAATAGACTTTATTCCTCACATAATAGACAAGTCATTTACTAAAAGAGGAGAAATAAAGTCAGGATAGAACTATCCCAAAATCCCCAAGATCTAATGGTAAGAGAATTTCTAGCTAGGCTATCTACTACCTCATTCGCTTCACGAAAACAATGCACAAATGAATACCGGCAGATTCCTTTGGAGGAACACGAATCTGTCCCTTGATTCTGGCAAATGCAAGCGCACCCTCACGCAGAGCGAGGTTTCGTTTTGAAACTTTTTGGCCAAAATTCCCAGGGTTCCATGAGACTGTCAACAATGcttggatgaggccaatccaatCTAGGTGCATGATCCTCTCCCTGCACGTCAAGCTGCAACGTACGGCCAGTGCCCTAAAGAGTTGGAGCAAAGGGCTGTTCAGTGAAGCAAAGCTGCAGTTCCTCATGGCACAAGAGATCATCCTGCGTCTCGACACAGTCCAGGAAAGCAGGGCTCTGTCTGATGCTGAATGGGAGCTACGCAAAAAACTCAAGCTGCGGCTGCTAGGCTTAGTTGCGATTGAGCGGGCCAGAAAGAAGCAGAGCTCCCGCATAAATTGGCTTAGGGCGGGTGACACCAGCACAACTTTCTTCCATGCCAAGATCAATGCAAGACGGCGAAATTTTTTCATCTTATCGCTGAAGCAAGGAAACATCAGCGTGACAAACCACAAGGAAAGAGAGGAGGTGATCTACGATCACTTTCATGGCATCTTAGGCCAGAAGCTCATGCGTAATTGCACCATCAACTGGGAAGCGATCAACCTGCCACAAATAGATGAAGAAGGAATGGATCTTCCATTCTCTGAGGAGGAGGTTTGGCAGGCAATCAAACAAACACCGACGGATCACGCTCCGGGGCCTGATGGTTTCTCGGGGATTTTCTATCGAAGCTGTTGGACTATCATCAAAcatgatctcctcgatgccctaaATCAGTTCTACCACATGAATTGCTCAAACTTGGGGATCCTGAACTCTGCTAATGTAGTGCTCTTGCCCAAATCTGATGAGGCCTCCGAAATTGGACAGTTTAGACCAATCAGCTTGGTGCATTCCTTTGCAAAGCTCATTGCCAAGATCTTGTTCATCAGGCTTGCTCCAAAGATGGCCAACATCATATCCCCTGCGCAGAGTGCTTTCCTAAAGACTAGATGCATACATGACAATTACCTCTTTGTCAGGAATGCTGCCCGTAGTTTCCATAGGAAGAAAAAGCAGATGTTGTTGTTCAAGCTGGACATTGCTAAGGCTTTCGATTCGGTCTCGTGGGAGTACATAACTGCTGCAAAATCTAGGTTTCTCGCTCAGGTGGCGCAACTGGATCTCCCTCCTCCTGGCTTCGTCGTCCTCTACAGTCCTGCTCAATGGAATTCCATGCAATAGGATACATCATATGCGAGGCATGCGGCAGAGGGACCCCTGTCCCCATTCTTGTTCATCTTGGCAATCGACACTCTGCACCGTATCTTGCAAACGGCTCAAAACTCTGGACTCCTAACGCCACTACTGGGCAGAGATGCCAAGATGAGGCTCAACCTGTATGCGGACGATGCCATTCTCTTCTCCAACCCCAACGGAGGGGATGTCTCCTGCCTGCTGGAGATCATGAAGCTCTTTGGTGAGGCCACAGGGCTTCGGATGAACCCCCAAAAGTCCACTGTGGCTGCCATACAATGCCAGGAAATCAATCTAGACCATGTTCTAGGGGCTTTTGCTGGGGCACGTGTTGCTTTCCCGATCACATACCTTGGCCTGCCAATCACCTTGCGTAGACTAAGAAAGGTACACCTGCAATTCGTCCTTGATAGAATTAGGGCAAAGCTGGCCAACTGGAAGGGTAGACTGATGAATGTCGCTGGCAGACGCGCTCTAGTGCACTCGGTGCTCACAGCTATACCTATCTTCGCGCTAACCGCCATCCACACGAGCGTTGGTTTCCTCAAAGACATAGATAGGATCTGCAGAAAGTTTCTCTGGGCACAAGAAGAAAATCTCTCTAGAGGCAAGAGCAAGGTCAACTGGCGCCAAGTCTGCTCCCCGATGGAGCTGGGTGGGCTCGGGATCCATGATCTCCAAAAATTCACCAGAGCACTCCGACTCCGATGGTTGTGGTTGTCCTGGACAGAGCCACGTAGGGCTTGGGTAGGCTCGGATCTTCCATGTGATGAGCACGACCGAGCCCTCTTCGCTGCGGCGATGACAATCACGATTGGTGACGGTGCAACTGCTTTGTTCTGGGAATCTACATGGTTGGGGCCACTGCCTTTGCATGAGCTTGCTCCGGCGCTGTATAAACGAACAAGAGCAAAAAGGCGATCTGTCAGAGATGCACTGCATGGTCATCGATGGATTCAAGACACTAGAAGACCACCCTTCACTGATGATTTCCTCCACCAGTTCTGCCAAATATGGAGACTGGTTCGAAATGCTGAGGCAAGCCTCACTGTTGGTGCTGCGGACTGAATAACTTGGAAAACAACATCATCAGGAGCATACTCAGTTGCGGCTGCTTACCAAATTCAGTTTGCTGGCAGAGTGGATTCTCCATTCAAAAGCATGTTCTGGCGGGCTTGGGCTCCACCTTGCTGTAAGTTTTTCATCTGGCTGCTCATGCTAGATAGGCTCTAGTGCGCTGATCGGCTTCAGCAATGGGGGTGGCCAAACAACTATTTCTGCCCACTTTGCCTGCGAAATTTGGAGACCTCGATGCACATCCTTTGGGAGTGCTCGCATGCGCGGAGGATCTGGCAAGAGACTGCGGCCTGGACAGGATGCGGTTCACTCAATCCCCTTGCTTGGGAAAACCCTGAAAGCTCAAAAGAAATGTGGATTTCAATTGTCTCTAGGACGGTGGCTGAACACAAGAAAGGAATCAAATCAATGCTGATCCTGGTTTCCTGGAGAATATGGCTTGAAAGAAACAATAGAATTTTCAGAAACAAATTCTCGGCGGTACAAACCACACTAAAGGAGATTCTAGGAGACTTGGAGCTGTGGAGAATGGGGGGTGCGACCTGCCTGCTGTCGCCCTTCGGGGACCCAGGCTGAGAGATTTAGCCTATCgggtgtttttccttttttctactTTCTCTTAGTTTCCTCTTCTCTTCACTCCTTATGGCCAACCTTGGTCAATGTACATATTGCTCCCTTCCTATCATAATGAAAAGCCCAACGTTTTGCTGGTCTCCCTTCAAAAAAAGTCTTTGCAAATTCCAACTCCATTTGCTTAATTACACTCCATGATGATAGCCGCCTCAAGACCAAAGTATGCCTCTGGTTGATTAAAGGCTTCCACTGCAACCGTACTGTCAGATTCAATGATCAGTAAATTACACCCAGTCCTTTCAGCGAGAATCATTCCATTTCGGACCGCAATTATTTCCATATATACAACTCAAAAGTAAATCTGTACTTTAATTATTAACTAGTGGGATGCCCGTGTGCTGCTACGAGCTACAACACATATAAGTGAATGAAACAAATAATTAAGAACATCAGGTCGAAGCTCATTCCTCTCTCGTACGTCTGGGCTTGTTCAGTGGGCTCCTCAAAATGCAACTGTCTGGAAATCCAGCCCATATGTGGGGGAGAAATGTGGTTGTCCGAACTATCTGCCATGTTATCTCGAACACGCGGTCCAACACAAAAACCCCACCCATGACACACCCTTTTATTTTCCGATCGGACCCTGCCCTTTAAACGGCATTTCTTGCTGGAGCTCTCTCCTTTAAAACCGACTGACGCCTTCTCTCCTTCACACCGTACTTCCCCACGGACTGACAAAGGATTCCCCAACCAACCGCCCCGCTCCCCGCCCTGACCCCCTCCCCCCATGTTTGTGTCGACCCGCCACCGCCATCAAGGAGGTGTGTGCCGCCAGTGATGCCCCCGAACCAAGAAGGCTGATTTGATGTCCTAAAACCGTCTAAAACATAATAAAcaaaaatctagatgaaatattGCATGGGTACAACAATGAAGAAAATATAATGAACAAAGCTAAAGTTTAAAGTGCACGCCCAGTGAACCAATTTGTGTGAGGCTCACATGACGATTTAAGCTTATTAATGCAATTCTAATATATTAGAAGTGTAAATTTCAATGTCAATTGACCAAAAAAAGGGAAGTTGAAAAGCTAATTTATCCTTGTACTTGCATGTCACTTTAAGGATAAATAAACACTGCGATAAATATAAGGCACAATTTACTAAAAGTTTCGATAATTAATCTATATGATGCGGAATATCTTGATAAGACCAGGAAATAGCCAAACTGGTCCCATTTATGAAACAACCACAACCCACTATCAAGAGCacagaaaaaacaaaacaaattgTAGAAGATAAAGCTCATATGGGATATTTGCCCGATTTCT is a window encoding:
- the LOC123045517 gene encoding septin and tuftelin-interacting protein 1 homolog 1-like, with the translated sequence MAILESNIAVSTLLDTSDSGEDKLLNPSDMSGRFVFLPSRAVANMLRRWNYQEGSGLGTQGQGIVAPIQAVVRVRRRPKAGLGYREKPYDNGLHVPPEPPVEEECREWENIARAMRLETECCETILALLHDMRLQGDDSVETTDALKAMAESKKGLQGKRTLGTLKARLPSSAARYIIEQVITPRMVVDVREWKPSWDPDCHDWLRPFIPLIGHLPESLYSTVESKIRNGDYEVVSPWKEYLSPVQWDTFSKRHILPMLTRLVREMKITPPKQTDPSFRTVMLWAPLLRAQDVVSILEAEKFFEKWESTLRHWLQAAKPSLGEAIAWCTGWKTLFTPELLADESALTHLDAGLDMVDPAMQELDSLFSNL